The Harpia harpyja isolate bHarHar1 chromosome 10, bHarHar1 primary haplotype, whole genome shotgun sequence genome includes a region encoding these proteins:
- the FAM53B gene encoding protein FAM53B isoform X2 yields the protein MVMILTKTRENKGADSVTCRTELHTPKMSQGPTLFSCGVMENDRWRDLSRKCPLQLEQPGTSIWDCLSDKGEEGSRWPRETASTCSVTNLIKDLSLSDPHGNPSAPPSKRQCRSLSFSDEMSSCGTSWRPLGSKVWTPVEKRRCYSGGSVQRYSNGFATMQRSSSFSLPSRSNPLSYEHPVLSGRLGCQPRKSATGGHGGDRVDMQRSLSCSHDRFSSSEYCPPSASSTPASTPELGRRAGGLSRSRSQPCVLNDKKVGVKRRRPEEVQEQRPSLDLAKMTQPQVGIAQLPPPNSLCTRAAGCFTSTYGAGCPASPCGSFPANQSLQKTQITSKPVAGRARLPLHRLPTPGARRHGAPRAAAAGRG from the exons CACACTCCAAAGATGAGTCAAGGACCTACCCTCTTCTCTTGTGGCGTGATGG AAAATGACAGATGGAGAGATCTCAGCAGGAAATGTCCACTTCAGCTCGAGCAGCCGGGCACCAGCATCTGGGACTGCTTGTCGGACAAGGGCGAGGAGGGCTCGCGCTGGCCGAGGGAGACGGCCAGCACCTGCTCCGTCACCAACCTGATCAAAGACCTCAGCCTCAGCGACCCCCATGGCAACCCCTCGGCCCCCCCCAGCAAGCGCCAGTGCCGCTCGCTCTCGTTTTCGGATGAAATGTCCAGCTGCGGGACCTCGTGGAGACCCTTAGGCTCGAAGGTTTGGACCCCGGTCGAGAAACGGCGGTGTTACAGCGGCGGGAGCGTGCAACGCTACTCCAACGGCTTCGCCACCATGCAGAGGAGCTCGAGCTTCAGCCTGCCCTCGCGATCCAACCCCCTCTCCTACGAGCATCCCGTCCTCAGCGGCCGGCTGGGATGCCAGCCGAGGAAATCGGCCACCGGCGGGCACGGAGGAGACCGGGTAGACATGCAGAGGTCCCTCTCCTGCTCCCACGACCGCTTCTCCTCCTCGGAGTACTGCCCGCCCTCGGCAAGCAGCACGCCAGCCTCCACGCCGGAGCTGGGGCGACGGGCCGGCGGGCTCTCCCGAAGCCGCTCGCAACCCTGCGTCCTGAATGACAAAAAAGTCGGGGTCAAGCGACGGAGACCGGAGGAGGTTCAGGAGCAACGGCCCTCGCTGGATCTCGCCAAGATGACCCAG CCGCAAGTTGGAATAGCACAATTGCCCCCTCCTAATTCTCTCTGTACAAGAGCCGCTGGTTGCTTCACCTCGACGTACGGCGCAGGATGTCCCGCAAGCCCGTGCGGGAGTTTCCCAGCAAACCAAAGCCTGCAAAAGACCCAAATCACCTCAAAACCAGTGGCAGGGAGGGCAAGGCTTCCCCTTCACCGCCTTCCCACCCCTGGAGCCCGCAGGCACGGAGCCCCACGAGCtgccgccgcggggaggggatGA